The sequence CGAGAGCCTGCAGGCGTACGAGAACGAGCACCCCGAGACGCGGGGGAAATACACGAAAAACAACACGAAACGGTGAGCTCGGCCGCGGGGCCACGACGACGCTGCGCTCGGCGCGCACAGATGCTATCGGGGACCGAGCGATGTTTCGCCACCACGGCTTCGGCCGGACCGAGCGCCAGAACCGCAGCCTCGCCGCGTACCTCGCCGCGGTGGGTGGCTTCGTGAACTCGGCCGGGTTCGTGCTCATCGGATCCTTCACGTCGCACGTCACGGGCAACGTCGGCCGCCTGGCCAACGACCTCGCCACCAAGGAGGTGGGCGCCGCGGCGACCGCGGTCACGATGATCGTCGCCTTCTTCGTGGGCGCCTTCCTCGCGGCGATGGCGGTGGAGACCAGCGTCTTCGGGCGCCTGGGGAACGCGTACGCCGTGGTCCTCCTGTGGGAGGCGGGGCTCTTTCTGCTCTTCCTCGGCACGTCTACGCTCACCCCCGAGGCGCACCCGCGGCTCAAAGACATGGAGGCCGCGCTGCTGTGCGCGGCCATGGGCATGCAGAACAGCCTCGTCAGCCGCATCTCCGGCGCGGTCGTCCGAACGACGCACCTCACGGGCGTGGTCACAGACCTCGGCGTGGAGTCGGCCCGCTGGTTCCGCTGGTGGCGCGACACCGTCGGGGAGGCCCTCCACGTGCCGCTGGCGCTCGGGAAGAAGCACACCGCGAGGCCCCCGCACGAGAAGCTCGCGCTGCTCCTCACCATCGTGGTCGCGTTCTCGGGAGGCGGCGCGCTGGGCGCGATCCTCGCGGTCCGCTTCGCGCACGCGGCGCTGTTCGTACCGACCCTCGCCGTCGTGGTCTGCGCGGCCTACGCCTTCGCTACCGGGCGATCTGCGCATCACGGCGTCGATCCGCCGGCGTGAGGACGACGCCGCCTCTCCGCGCCCGTTTCTGGGGGCGTCCCCGAGCCGCTGCGCTCACCCCGTGGGCGCGTCCGCCGGGCCCGTGTCGGCGGGCGGCGGAGCGGTGTCGGGCGCGACGGTGTCGGGCGCGGCGTCCTTCGGCGGCGGCGGCGGCGTCACCGGCGCGCTTCCGTCCGTGCGGGGGACCACCCCCGGAGGGAGCGGGTTCTGCGAGGGGGCGGACACGGGCTGGTACGACGGCGCGGGGGTGAGCCCGCCTCCCTCGGCCTCGGGATCGGAGCTGCAGCCGAAGGCGAAGGCCGCGGCCGCGGCGACGTACGCCGTCGCAGCGACGACCGTGACGATCCGACGTTCCGACCTAGACCTGCGCGCGACCATGCCGACAGCGTACCAGGTCCGGCGCCCCCGCGGTAGGACGGCACGACACGGCGCCCAGCCCGACCGTGCGCAGCCCGCACCGCGGGGCGCTCCTTGGCGCTCCTTGGCGCTCCTTGGCGCCCCCTGCCGACTGTGTGGGCGACCGGGGACGACCTAAGGCGCGCTCGCACCTCGACGCGCGGATCACCGCGAGGTCACTTGACCTTTTGCCACATGCATCGTTGAACTATGTGCATGGACAACGTGCAGAGACGCCCCCGCTCCACGAGCCGGTTCTCACGGCCGCGCGCGAGCGCCCTCACCCTCTTCGGCGCCGCGCTCGCGGCCACGGTGCTCGGGTCGAGCACGGGCTGCGGCAGCAGCGAGGAAGACTCGGGCGCCGCGTGCGTGAGCACCCGCGAGTACTTCACCACGCAGGTGTTCGGGAAGGCAATGGTCAGCTGCGCGGGCTGCCACACCCCGGGCGGGCTCGCCGACCAGGCGGGCGCCAAGTTCAAGATGTACCGCGAGACCTACCCCGACTTCGTCAGCGCGAACCTGAACGCGCTGCGCGAGTTCTCGGAGGTGGAGGTGCGCGACACCCCGCTCATCCTGCTGAAGCCGCTCGGCGAGCGCGGCCACGGCGGCGGCGCGGTGCTCTCGAAGGAGTCCGAGGAGTACAAAATCCTGAGCAACTTCGTGGCCGAGCTCCGCGCCGGCACGGACCGCCAGTGCGAAGGCGCGGACCGGCTCCAGGTCCTGAACCTCTCGCTCCGCGAGACCGCGCGCAAGGCGTCGATCCAGCTCGCCGGCCGCGTCCCCACCGACCAGGAGCTCGAAGAGGCGACCTCCGAGGCCGGCTTCGACGCGTTCATCGTGAAGCTCACCCGCGAGGAGCTCTTCTACGACCTCCTGCGCGAGACCTGGAACGACGCGCTCCTCACCGACCGCGGCCTCGACGCGGGCGTCGGCGCCAACTTCGACAACGCCCCCGAGCTCTACAACGACAGGGCCCCGGGCTACACCCCGGAGAACCGCGCGCTCGCGACCCTCGCGGTCAGCGAAGAGCCGATGCGCTTCATCGACTTCGTCGTTCGCAACGATCTGCCGTTCTCCGACGTGGTCGCGGGCAACTACGTCGTCGCCAACCCCTACACCGCCCGCCTCTACGGCCTGCCTCACGACAAGCCCGTCGCCGCGTCCAGCTACCTCGACTGGAAGCGCATCGAGCTGTCGCCGGTGCAGCACTCGGTCACCAACGGAGTGGCGAAGGCGACCGGCGTGCCCGCTTCGGGCATCCTCAGCACCCCAGGCTTCCTGAACCGCTGGGAGACCACCCCGACGAACCGCGGCCGAAAGCGCGCTCGCGTGGTGCTGAAGAACTTCCTGGCGACCGACGTGCTCAAGTTCGCGCAGCGGCCCGTCGACTCCACGGCGCTCACCTCGGTGCAGAACCCCACCAGCAACTCGGCGATGTGCTCGGTGTGCCATCGGGTGATGGACCCCGTGGCCGGCGGCTTTCGCGGCTTCGGCGAGCAGGCGCTCTTCCGCTTCGACCCCGCCGACAAGTGGCACGACGACATGCTGCCGCCGGGCTTCAACGGCGCCCAGACCCCGCCCCAGAACTACGGCAACGCCATCATGTGGCTCGGCGCGCAGATCCCGAAGGACCCGCGCTTCGGCGTCTCGATCGCGCAGGTCATGTACAAGGGCATCGTCGGCGACGAGCCGCTCTCGTTCCCCCAAGACCGCGCCGCGAGCGACTACGCCGATCGCGTGCAGGCGTTCTCGGTGCAGAACGACTTCTTCGTAAAGGTAGGGGC comes from Myxococcales bacterium and encodes:
- a CDS encoding DUF1275 domain-containing protein, which encodes MFRHHGFGRTERQNRSLAAYLAAVGGFVNSAGFVLIGSFTSHVTGNVGRLANDLATKEVGAAATAVTMIVAFFVGAFLAAMAVETSVFGRLGNAYAVVLLWEAGLFLLFLGTSTLTPEAHPRLKDMEAALLCAAMGMQNSLVSRISGAVVRTTHLTGVVTDLGVESARWFRWWRDTVGEALHVPLALGKKHTARPPHEKLALLLTIVVAFSGGGALGAILAVRFAHAALFVPTLAVVVCAAYAFATGRSAHHGVDPPA
- a CDS encoding DUF1588 domain-containing protein, which translates into the protein MQRRPRSTSRFSRPRASALTLFGAALAATVLGSSTGCGSSEEDSGAACVSTREYFTTQVFGKAMVSCAGCHTPGGLADQAGAKFKMYRETYPDFVSANLNALREFSEVEVRDTPLILLKPLGERGHGGGAVLSKESEEYKILSNFVAELRAGTDRQCEGADRLQVLNLSLRETARKASIQLAGRVPTDQELEEATSEAGFDAFIVKLTREELFYDLLRETWNDALLTDRGLDAGVGANFDNAPELYNDRAPGYTPENRALATLAVSEEPMRFIDFVVRNDLPFSDVVAGNYVVANPYTARLYGLPHDKPVAASSYLDWKRIELSPVQHSVTNGVAKATGVPASGILSTPGFLNRWETTPTNRGRKRARVVLKNFLATDVLKFAQRPVDSTALTSVQNPTSNSAMCSVCHRVMDPVAGGFRGFGEQALFRFDPADKWHDDMLPPGFNGAQTPPQNYGNAIMWLGAQIPKDPRFGVSIAQVMYKGIVGDEPLSFPQDRAASDYADRVQAFSVQNDFFVKVGAEFTASNFNLRKLVVALVRSPYYRAKTGELAKEALHAGLGQGRLLTPEALGRKYRATTGLYFFTGDAARKDETRARDGYLRSDLSKDAEWRLVYGGIDSADVTRRTDVMSPIMVATSQYAGALVACKATSYDFTKPIGERRLFRSVELNTVPFAPRANDTAPLAPVGDSEPKIRKNIQELYWRLLGETVDIASPEVNRAYSLFIDVWKDLEEADLKGNGNNKGIGNGRCAATTDWDKGARFEPDANGNVRAVFTELRARPDKAPYEAGMRLDRDENFTVRSWQAVMTYLLTDYRFTHE